The Panicum hallii strain FIL2 chromosome 5, PHallii_v3.1, whole genome shotgun sequence genome contains the following window.
TCACACATACGACACCGCTGCAGCATGTACGTTCCATGCATGCGTGGTCCCCACCCCGCGCATCGTACGTGCAGAGATCGATCAGAGATGCAGCGTCGAACCTTCGCTTCTTCCAGCAGCAGCTGGGACCGTACCGACCATGGATGCTACGTACTGGAGTACACATATATATAGCTGGGTAGTGTCGTTCTTGTGTTTGCAGCTATCTACATCACATCGATCATCTCGAGCAGTTGACCTATCGATCTCGATCAGCAGCATGTCGCACATCGCGGTGGAGCGCAACCGGCGGCGGCAGATGAACGACCACCTCAAGGTGCTCCGCTCGCTGACGCCGGCGCTCTACATCAAGCGTGGCGACCAGGCCTCCGTCATCGGCGGCgccatcgacttcatccgggagcTGCAGCAGGTGCTCGAGTCCCTCGAGGCCCGCAAGAAGCGCCGCAGCAGCGCCAGCGGCGGCTTCAGCCCCAGCCCCACGCCCAGCCCGCGCTCCCACCtcgccctctcctcctcctccggcggccgcggcgccgccaCCAGCAGCGCCGGGAGCAGCACCCCGTCCCCGCCCGTACTGGTGGTCGGCAACAAGCACCAGCAGGCCCTGGCGGTGAAGGAGCTCGCCGCCTGCTGCAACTCCCCCGTGGCCGACGTGGAGGCCAGGATCTCCGGCGCCAACGTCCTGCTGCGCACGCtctcccgccgcgcccccggccagGCCGCCAGGATGGTCGCCCTGCTCGAGGCGCTCCACCTGGAGGTGCTCCACCTCAACATCAGCACCATGGAGGACACCGTCCTCCACTCCTTCGTCCTCAaggcacgccgccgcccctcatGCAATACTGTTCATTTTTGCTATAATAATTAATCGGCCTGCTCAAATCCTCCCTTGCCCTACTACTAGATTATACATTGTGGAAACACGTACTGATGAAGCGAGCTAGCTGATTATCGATATCATTGCATGTGTTGTGCAGATCGGGCTCGAGTGCCAGCTCAGCGTCGAGGATCTCGCCTACGAGGTGCAGCAGACCTTCGTCTGCTTCCGGGAGCAAGAAGAGCAGCAGGGCCACCAGCTGCAGGAGAATCTCATGTACTCAGCCATGGCCATATAATGATCAACTGCTGCAGCCAGCTAGCTATTAGACTTGATCGTCGATCTCCTTGCTTCCTTGCTCTGATCTATAGCTGCCTTTACATGTGTGTGCTCTCCATCTGTGATCTGTATGAAAAACCTTGTACTGCCTTCTATGCTTTTGCAAGTCAACCTTTAATTTGTTTGTAAATGCTCGCAAGCTGTACGACATCATATTTGCCCAGATTTAATTAGTACAAATATACATGCATTATGTGCTGGTTTCAGTTTATTTCAGGCCTGGAAAACAGGACATGATTAGGCATCTCACTTCTGATTGTTTTTGGTCTCTTTCGGACTTCCTTGCATGCGCACAGTACGGTAACACTTCCTACAATGGCGTCATGGCGACGTGAGGAATTTCAGCTCCTGATCCTAGTTCCATGCAGATTAAACTCGCGCTACGGTCTGGACCATATTTCCTACGGTCTGGACAGCGTGCCCTTCTTTGGTTCCGCTTATAGGGTAAAAAAAAAATCACGCTCAAATGCTTTGCTTATTCCCGCTTACCATGGAAGCCGCTTAGCACAGAAGTAAGAAAGCAACAAGCGCCCCCGCTCAAGAATATAATGATCAGTCCACCATAAAAGTTTTACCATAATTGGACCACGGAAACTATAGCTATgaattaattatagaaaaatatatatatctaaaagtataataaatttttactaaattatatcatatcatataTTCACTGCATAGATCTAATCACGTAGAGTCCAACAAAGTTGGATTTTCCATTCTATAATTTTGTTGTGATTTACTTTGATTTTTCAAACATCTAGCCAAAATAAAcataaaagaaaagaagaaaaatcaCTTAGAAATTTTATGATTTGCTATGTTTTTTGAGTCCGAAAAGTACAATCGGATGGTTTTATTGTTTATGGAGGAAGCACAAATTCGGCCCAAAGTTCAGTAACATAAAAAGGACTTTTTCCTATTCCAAAATTTCGAAATAACTTCTGTGGGCCAGCACTGCAGGCCCGATCCCCATGCGCATGGCTCTGCGGCCTGCCGGGAACATGTGGGCTCGCTAACGCAAATAACAGAGTAGTAGGGAGGGCAGTACTGCAGGCCCAATCCCCATGTGCAACAATGAATTCGACCGGCCCACAAGTGCTGTAATCGGACCGGCCCATATGgtctctccttcctcctccgtCCGTCTGTCCGTCGTCTTCGAGCTCCAGCCTCCTCCCTCGCTCTCCTGAGTCTCCACCGAGGCTCCTCCGACCGCGCCTACTAGTCTTGTCTACTGCTGTGCTAGGGCCTAGGGGAGGGACGGAGGGGGAGACGACCGAGCAGGGCCGCCGGACCGGCGTTTCAGCTTTAGAAGCCCTAttccctcccctcctctccctcaaGCAGTCAAGTTCAATCCCCACCGGCGCCGCGGCGTAACTGAACCGCGGTCGCTCGGCTCGACGGCCACCCGATAGCTAGATGCCTGAAGAGGTAAGTGCCTTGGCTTATTCCTCCCGCCTCCCTCCTTCcatccctccctcctcctcacAGTTAGGGCCTGGCCTTTGTTGGGGGCCTCGGTGAATCAATCGCTTTACTGAATCACCTGTGGGTGGGTGCAGAaatcaggaggaggaggaggaggcggaggcggcggccatggcgatgGCGGCGACATCTACAACGTCCAGGCCGCCGAGATCCTCGCCAAGGAGGCCCTCGTCAGTTCTCTACTCTCAACTCTGCTTTACTCCCCCCTCAACTGAATTTCACCTAACACAATCCAATCCTATCGATTTCAGCTGCTCCCCATCAACGAGGCCGCCCCCATCTACGAGAAGCTTCTCGCCACCTTCCCCACAGCTGTCAGTATACTCTCGTTGATCCCTTTCGCTTCCTCATTCGTTCTGCCAAAGTGCTGACACATAATATGAATGTGCAGGCCAAATACTGGAAGCAGTATGTCGAAGCCTACATGGCCACCAACAATGACGAAGCCACCAAGCAGATTTTCAGCAGATGCCTGCTCAACTGCCTCCACATTAGCCTTTGGTCTGTGCTCAACTCACCTACCTTGCACACACAAGCTCTATCTATCTGAATTGACATGCATGAATATCCGCTCTGATGCAAGCACATTGGATCATTGATTCTCTCTGGTCGGATCTAACTTGCAGGCGCTGTTACATCAACTTCATCAGGAGAATTAATGATAAAAGGGGCTCCGAGGGTCTTGATGAGACAAAAAAGGCCTTTGACTTCATGCTGAACTATGTTGGTAAGCAGAAGATTCTCATTCCAAGCATTTTTTTGGTGATGAAGCCACTTTTGATTAGAATGAACAAATTAGCCTTAAATATCCAGGGAATGATGCCGCTTCTGGCCCTGTTTGGATGGAGTATATTACATTCTTGAAGTCAATGCCTGTCAGTTATGCTACTTCTTATTTCCTGTTCGATTCCCCATCTTAACAAGTTAACATTATGGCCTTATATTTGTGTTTGTGTTCTGGGTCATTGCTGGCTTGCAAACTCTTTAGGCTGTGACGCCCCAGGAAGAGTCGCATCGCATGACTACTGTACGTAAAGTGTACCAGAAAGCAATTTTAGTTCCAACTAATCATGTAGAACAGCTATGGAAGGATTATGAGAACTTCGAGAATTCTGTCAGCCGCACCTTGGTAATTGGAATTTCTGTCTGGAGTTTAATATTTCTGCAATGCAGCATGCAAATAAGTCTAGAAGTTATGTTGTAAAAAACTTGGTTCTTATATGATTTCTTGCTGTTTTAATTTTATTAACCTTTTGGCAATGTAAACTTGACTTACCTTTATTTCATAATTTTACAGCTGTACTTGAGCTGATGATTACTTATGCATTTTCCAGGCAAAAGGTTTGTTATCTGAATATCAACCAAAATTTAACAGTGCTAAAGCTGTATATAGAGAGCGAAAAAAATACATAGATGATATTGATTGGAATGTGCTGGCCATCCCCCCTACAGGCTCTTACAAGGTAAGCCATTTCTCAGGTCCTAATGTTGA
Protein-coding sequences here:
- the LOC112892873 gene encoding transcription factor MUTE; this translates as MSHIAVERNRRRQMNDHLKVLRSLTPALYIKRGDQASVIGGAIDFIRELQQVLESLEARKKRRSSASGGFSPSPTPSPRSHLALSSSSGGRGAATSSAGSSTPSPPVLVVGNKHQQALAVKELAACCNSPVADVEARISGANVLLRTLSRRAPGQAARMVALLEALHLEVLHLNISTMEDTVLHSFVLKIGLECQLSVEDLAYEVQQTFVCFREQEEQQGHQLQENLMYSAMAI